The following proteins are encoded in a genomic region of Streptomyces collinus Tu 365:
- a CDS encoding GTP-binding protein — MTMTEPLTPVTAAPTAAAPTAVRPPLPVKMVIAGGFGVGKTTTVGSISEIEPLTTEAAITEVAAGVDDLTHTPAKTTTTVAMDFGCVTIDPTLKLYLFGTPGQERFGFMWDDIVEGAVGGLVVVDTRRLDDCYAAVDYFEHKGIPFAVAVNAFDGKVEHSLEDVRWALDVSEGVPVLVFDARERGSVRDALLVVLEQALARTEG, encoded by the coding sequence GTGACCATGACTGAACCGCTCACCCCGGTCACGGCCGCACCCACCGCCGCCGCACCCACCGCCGTACGGCCGCCGCTGCCGGTGAAGATGGTGATCGCGGGCGGGTTCGGCGTGGGCAAGACCACCACCGTCGGCTCCATCTCGGAGATCGAGCCGCTGACCACCGAGGCGGCCATCACCGAGGTCGCGGCGGGCGTGGACGACCTCACGCACACCCCCGCCAAGACCACCACCACGGTGGCGATGGACTTCGGGTGCGTCACCATCGACCCGACGCTCAAGCTCTACCTGTTCGGCACGCCCGGGCAGGAGCGGTTCGGGTTCATGTGGGACGACATCGTGGAGGGCGCGGTCGGCGGCCTCGTCGTCGTCGATACCCGTCGCCTGGACGACTGCTACGCGGCCGTCGACTACTTCGAGCACAAGGGCATCCCGTTCGCGGTGGCGGTCAACGCCTTCGACGGGAAGGTGGAGCACTCCCTGGAGGACGTCCGCTGGGCCCTGGACGTCTCCGAGGGCGTCCCCGTGCTGGTCTTCGACGCACGGGAGCGCGGCTCGGTGCGGGACGCGCTGCTCGTCGTGCTCGAACAGGCGCTGGCCCGCACCGAAGGCTGA
- the murC gene encoding UDP-N-acetylmuramate--L-alanine ligase, producing the protein MAPGLPTAMDRPHFIGIGGAGMSGIAKILAQRGAKVAGSDAKESATAEALRALGATVHIGHAAGHLADDASCVVVSSAIRPDNPELVRAAELGVPVVHRSDALAALMEGLRPIAVAGTHGKTTTTSMLAVSLTELGLRPSYAIGGDLDAPGSNALHGDGDIFVAEADESDRSFHKYAPQVAIVLNVELDHHANYASIDEIYESFETFAGKIVPGGTLVISADHEGARELTRRLPDSVRTVTYGEAADADVRVLAIVPQGLSSRVTVLLDGQELTFGVSVPGRHYALNAVAALAAGAALGIPAAELAPALAAYTGVKRRLQLKGESAGVQVIDSYAHHPTEMTADLEAMRSAAGEARILVVFQPHLFSRTQELGKEMGQSLALADASVVLDIYPAREDPIPGVTSELIIEAARAAGADVTAVHDKAEIPAAIAGMAKPGDLVLTMGAGDVTDLGPRILDRLSQQ; encoded by the coding sequence ATGGCACCCGGACTTCCCACCGCCATGGACCGACCGCACTTCATCGGCATCGGCGGCGCCGGGATGTCGGGGATCGCCAAGATCCTCGCCCAGCGCGGGGCGAAGGTCGCGGGCAGCGACGCCAAGGAGTCCGCGACCGCCGAGGCGCTGCGGGCGCTGGGCGCCACCGTCCACATCGGGCACGCCGCCGGGCACCTCGCCGACGACGCGAGCTGCGTCGTCGTGTCGTCCGCCATCCGCCCGGACAACCCGGAACTGGTCCGCGCCGCCGAGCTGGGCGTCCCCGTGGTCCACCGCTCCGACGCGCTGGCCGCCCTGATGGAGGGCCTGCGGCCGATCGCCGTGGCCGGCACGCACGGCAAGACCACCACGACCTCGATGCTGGCCGTCTCCCTCACCGAGCTGGGCCTGCGCCCCTCGTACGCCATCGGCGGCGACCTCGACGCCCCCGGCTCGAACGCGCTGCACGGCGACGGCGACATCTTCGTCGCCGAGGCCGACGAGTCCGACCGCAGCTTCCACAAGTACGCGCCCCAGGTCGCCATCGTCCTCAACGTCGAGCTGGACCACCACGCCAACTACGCCTCGATCGACGAGATCTACGAGTCCTTCGAGACCTTCGCCGGGAAGATCGTGCCCGGCGGCACCCTGGTGATCTCCGCCGACCACGAGGGCGCGCGGGAACTGACCCGGCGGCTGCCGGACTCGGTGCGGACCGTGACCTACGGCGAGGCCGCCGACGCCGACGTGCGGGTCCTGGCCATCGTGCCGCAGGGGCTCAGCAGCCGGGTCACCGTGCTGCTGGACGGCCAGGAGCTGACCTTCGGGGTCTCCGTGCCCGGCCGGCACTACGCCCTCAACGCCGTCGCGGCGCTCGCCGCCGGTGCCGCCCTCGGCATCCCGGCCGCCGAGCTGGCGCCCGCGCTGGCCGCCTACACCGGTGTCAAGCGGCGCCTGCAGCTCAAGGGCGAGTCGGCCGGGGTCCAGGTCATCGACTCCTACGCCCACCACCCCACCGAGATGACCGCCGACCTGGAGGCCATGCGGTCCGCCGCGGGCGAGGCCCGGATCCTGGTCGTCTTCCAGCCGCACCTGTTCTCCCGCACCCAGGAGCTCGGCAAGGAGATGGGCCAGTCGCTCGCCCTCGCCGACGCCTCCGTGGTGCTCGACATCTACCCGGCCCGCGAGGACCCGATCCCCGGGGTGACCAGCGAGCTGATCATCGAGGCCGCGCGGGCGGCGGGGGCCGACGTCACGGCCGTGCACGACAAGGCGGAGATCCCGGCGGCGATCGCGGGAATGGCGAAGCCCGGTGATCTCGTTCTCACCATGGGCGCGGGCGACGTGACCGACCTGGGCCCGCGGATCCTGGACCGCCTGTCGCAGCAGTGA
- a CDS encoding roadblock/LC7 domain-containing protein — MSTSTGDTPTDGPAPTDLQAAAADFTWLLNRFATETAGVVDAIAVSSDGLLIAVSELRERAHSERLAAIVSGITSLAAGASGNYGLGGLNKVIIDLEGGHVIVSAIGSGAVLGVVADKDAKLGNIAYEMTVFANRAGAALSPQLVLELKNSVGAASAR; from the coding sequence GTGAGCACGTCGACAGGTGACACCCCGACGGACGGCCCCGCGCCCACCGACCTGCAGGCCGCCGCGGCCGACTTCACCTGGCTGCTGAATCGTTTCGCGACGGAGACCGCCGGCGTCGTCGACGCCATCGCCGTCTCCTCCGACGGCCTGCTGATCGCGGTGTCGGAGCTGCGCGAGCGCGCCCACTCCGAGCGGCTCGCCGCGATCGTCTCGGGCATCACCAGCCTGGCCGCCGGGGCCTCCGGCAACTACGGCCTGGGCGGCCTCAACAAGGTCATCATCGATCTGGAGGGCGGCCATGTCATCGTCTCCGCGATCGGCAGCGGCGCCGTCCTCGGGGTGGTCGCCGACAAGGACGCCAAGCTCGGCAACATCGCGTACGAGATGACGGTGTTCGCCAACCGCGCCGGGGCCGCGCTCAGTCCGCAGCTGGTACTGGAGCTGAAGAACAGCGTCGGCGCCGCTTCGGCCCGCTGA
- a CDS encoding ABC transporter permease, producing MNVLHFVQAFFSDGAHWHGYDGIPTRVAEHIGYTLEALAVAAAVGLPVGLVTGHTGRGGNVLALIATAGRALPSFGLLVLMFIWIGFGMTAVMIPLVVLAVPPILVTTYEAVRSVDPSPVDAARGMGMSETRVLFQVELPVALPLILGGLLTATVQIVSTATIAAYVSLGGLGRFIIDGLYQRNYEKVVGGATLVAAMALASLAVFWAVSRIAVSPGVRRNG from the coding sequence GTGAACGTGCTCCACTTCGTCCAGGCGTTCTTCAGCGACGGCGCCCACTGGCACGGCTACGACGGCATCCCCACCCGGGTCGCCGAGCACATCGGCTACACCCTCGAGGCACTGGCCGTCGCCGCCGCCGTCGGGCTGCCCGTCGGCCTGGTCACCGGCCACACCGGGCGCGGCGGCAACGTGCTCGCGCTGATCGCCACCGCGGGCCGGGCCCTGCCCAGCTTCGGTCTGCTGGTGCTGATGTTCATCTGGATCGGGTTCGGCATGACGGCGGTGATGATCCCGCTGGTGGTGCTCGCCGTACCGCCGATCCTGGTCACCACCTACGAGGCGGTCCGCTCGGTCGACCCGTCTCCGGTGGACGCGGCGCGCGGCATGGGGATGTCGGAGACCCGGGTCCTGTTCCAGGTGGAGCTGCCGGTCGCGCTCCCGCTCATCCTGGGGGGCCTGCTCACCGCCACCGTCCAGATCGTCTCCACCGCCACCATCGCCGCCTACGTGAGCCTCGGCGGCCTCGGCCGGTTCATCATCGACGGCCTCTACCAGCGGAACTACGAGAAGGTCGTCGGCGGCGCCACCCTGGTGGCCGCCATGGCCCTGGCGAGCCTCGCCGTGTTCTGGGCGGTGTCCCGGATCGCGGTCTCGCCGGGGGTCCGCCGCAACGGCTGA
- a CDS encoding DUF742 domain-containing protein — protein MADGSRPPGHEPVGPASAVRPFLVTAGRVANPASGRALPLETQVVATAAGLAALGRLSFERHDIVAACRLPQSVAEVAARLRLHLNVVRVLAEDLQEAGQLAVHLPDVAAAHDASVLRRVIDGLRAVPDSRGVPSDHD, from the coding sequence ATGGCGGACGGCAGCCGGCCCCCGGGCCACGAACCGGTCGGGCCGGCGTCCGCCGTACGGCCGTTCCTGGTCACCGCCGGCCGGGTGGCGAACCCCGCCTCCGGCCGGGCGCTGCCGCTGGAGACCCAGGTGGTGGCCACCGCCGCCGGTCTCGCGGCGCTCGGCCGGCTCTCCTTCGAGCGGCACGACATCGTCGCGGCCTGCCGGCTGCCGCAGTCGGTCGCCGAGGTCGCGGCCCGGCTGCGGCTGCACCTGAACGTGGTCCGGGTCCTGGCCGAGGACCTGCAGGAGGCGGGGCAGCTCGCCGTGCACCTGCCCGACGTGGCGGCCGCCCACGACGCCTCCGTCCTGCGCAGGGTTATCGACGGCCTGCGGGCCGTCCCCGACTCCCGAGGGGTACCGAGTGACCATGACTGA
- a CDS encoding ABC transporter ATP-binding protein produces the protein MIRIESVTKRYPDGTVAVDHLSLEIPDRAITVLVGPSGCGKTTTLRMINRMVEPSEGSILLDGRDIRQQPVDTLRRSMGYVIQNAGLFQHRTIVDNIATVPRLLGWGKQKARARAAELMERVGLDSALAKRYPYQLSGGQQQRVGVARALAADPPVLLMDEPFSAVDPVVRKGLQDELLRLQDELGKTIVFVTHDIDEAIKLGTMVAVLRTGGRLAQFAPPAELLSAPADPFVEDFLGADRGIRRLSFFPSGDLELQTAPLVAVDADAKRLAAPGPAPYLLVTDHDGKPLGWGAPDDLTAGRIDPALLLPYGRPFVPGKDSLRTALDGAVLSPTGWAVAVDGEGRAVGVVSQQVIGEAIRDAHGRVADRAGVEAAR, from the coding sequence TTGATACGGATAGAGTCAGTCACCAAGCGGTACCCGGACGGCACGGTGGCCGTCGACCACCTGTCCCTGGAGATACCCGACCGCGCCATCACCGTCCTCGTCGGCCCCTCCGGCTGCGGCAAGACGACCACCCTGCGGATGATCAACCGGATGGTGGAACCCAGCGAGGGCAGCATCCTCCTCGACGGCCGCGACATCCGGCAGCAGCCGGTCGACACCCTGCGCCGGTCCATGGGGTACGTGATCCAGAACGCCGGTCTCTTCCAGCACCGCACCATCGTCGACAACATCGCCACCGTGCCCCGGCTGCTCGGCTGGGGCAAGCAGAAGGCCCGGGCGCGGGCCGCCGAGCTGATGGAGCGGGTCGGCCTCGACAGCGCCCTCGCCAAGCGGTACCCCTACCAGCTCTCCGGCGGCCAGCAGCAGCGCGTCGGCGTGGCCCGGGCGCTCGCCGCCGACCCGCCGGTGCTGCTGATGGACGAGCCGTTCTCCGCCGTCGACCCGGTCGTCCGCAAGGGTCTGCAGGACGAACTGCTGCGGCTGCAGGACGAACTGGGCAAGACGATCGTCTTCGTCACCCACGACATCGACGAGGCCATCAAGCTCGGCACGATGGTCGCCGTGCTGCGCACCGGCGGCAGGCTCGCCCAGTTCGCGCCACCCGCCGAACTGCTCAGCGCGCCCGCCGACCCCTTCGTGGAGGACTTCCTCGGCGCCGACCGTGGCATCCGGCGGCTGTCCTTCTTCCCGTCCGGCGACCTGGAGCTGCAGACCGCCCCCCTCGTCGCCGTCGACGCGGACGCGAAGCGGCTCGCCGCACCCGGCCCGGCCCCCTACCTCCTCGTCACCGACCACGACGGCAAGCCGCTCGGCTGGGGCGCGCCGGACGACCTCACCGCCGGGCGGATCGACCCCGCCCTGCTGCTGCCGTACGGGCGGCCGTTCGTGCCCGGCAAGGACTCCCTGCGCACCGCGCTCGACGGGGCCGTGCTGTCGCCGACCGGCTGGGCCGTGGCCGTCGACGGCGAGGGCCGTGCCGTCGGCGTCGTGTCCCAGCAGGTCATCGGCGAGGCGATCCGGGACGCCCACGGCCGGGTGGCGGACCGCGCCGGCGTCGAGGCCGCGCGATGA
- a CDS encoding ABC transporter permease: protein MSGFFDIPSDLQHSYAGLIGLHLREALLPVLAGLLVSLPLAQLCVRFRWLYPPVLGVTTVLYAVPSLAFFVVLIDYTGQTETTVMIPLAVYSLVVLVPAIVDGVRSVPQETLAAATAMGLGPLRRYLQVQLPIAVPAIIAGLRVATVSSISLVSVGMLIGNQGALGNLLNDANIYHRPELAVNSVLTTAVLAILADAVLILVRFLLTPWMPRKGATR, encoded by the coding sequence ATGAGCGGCTTCTTCGACATCCCGAGCGACCTCCAGCACAGCTACGCCGGACTGATCGGACTGCACCTGCGCGAGGCGCTGCTGCCGGTGCTGGCCGGGCTGCTGGTCTCGCTGCCGCTGGCCCAGCTCTGCGTGCGGTTCCGCTGGCTCTACCCGCCCGTGCTCGGCGTGACGACCGTGCTGTACGCCGTCCCGTCGCTGGCCTTCTTCGTCGTGCTCATCGACTACACCGGCCAGACCGAGACCACGGTGATGATCCCGCTCGCCGTGTACAGCCTGGTGGTGCTGGTCCCGGCGATCGTGGACGGCGTCCGCTCGGTCCCGCAGGAGACGCTCGCCGCGGCCACCGCCATGGGCCTGGGGCCGCTGCGCCGTTACCTGCAGGTCCAGTTGCCCATCGCCGTGCCCGCGATCATCGCGGGCCTGCGGGTGGCCACCGTCTCCAGCATCTCGCTGGTCAGCGTCGGCATGCTCATCGGCAATCAGGGCGCCCTCGGCAACCTGCTCAACGACGCCAACATCTACCACCGGCCCGAACTGGCCGTGAACTCCGTGCTGACCACCGCCGTCCTGGCCATCCTCGCCGACGCCGTGCTCATCCTCGTCCGCTTCCTGCTCACCCCCTGGATGCCCAGGAAGGGAGCCACCCGGTGA
- a CDS encoding sensor histidine kinase, producing MSTNEVDAPARRSPVRSGMGGFADRWPFRRKLNLLVGIPLAVVAVLLWYLVTDLMRQSDSAESAARTVRDSAQVARLVDRLEAEHQQAILLSARYESGYATPSLSAYRGAQTSVDAQAKRVRATFGDRLTSTGSQALKDVDGLSSLRQSVERGYLPADNIDPAYTDAAGGLIDGLGLDRDSDLASTFTGNLLDSLLRADAAHGAFETSVFSATTGDTNALLEFTHAVGSNDLYRHQSERFGRFATERQARQLAGMDRSAAQQKIAQAYADLQIDPTRLEAGSREEIRQGVRRALTDYPDYSRQAAARLEITTSLIGQIADRADADADSAEWRAGLLLYGALLGLALWIAFSVLVRRSVVRPVQALTEAAREVEEVAGRELARVADDDAEDDGPPRLRDMPVTARDEIGDLAEAFNRVQTTAAALLARQVVSRRNTAEMFGNVGRRVSNLTTRQLALLDSVERGETDPVLLERLYSIDHIAVRLRRNADSLMLLAGIRETALDGEPLPLSTVVRAALGQIEGYPRVRLYAASDAMVEPDVIGDLTLMTAELLENAVSFSPEGSPVEVTVRSGPEGAHIVVTDHGLGMSSARLAEENARLIRRERLDLVPTKVLGLFVVGALARRWEIGVELTRTPGGGVTAEVTLPASLLLTLTPVTAAPPSPVAVAPAPADAASGPIPSGAEDERHEPAGELPRRRPRRDAGTAGAGTADADVTGVETADAGTADAVASGTTAGSGTTGYGATGSGTTGSGTAGSGSAEGETPAPGAVGTEAVGTEAPAAAPEATTPGAARPAAAGTARSGAELPAPGGGARTLRRRVRGATLRTTAGAAQVVPQAAPTRDAEAERSELEEFEAAVARAHRDSDTGTHARPPAAHPTPPAHDQIHLPEGAEQ from the coding sequence GTGTCCACGAACGAGGTGGACGCGCCCGCCCGGCGTAGCCCGGTGCGCAGCGGTATGGGGGGCTTCGCCGACCGCTGGCCCTTCCGTCGCAAGCTCAACCTGCTCGTCGGCATCCCGCTCGCCGTCGTCGCCGTCCTGCTCTGGTACCTCGTCACCGACCTGATGCGGCAGTCGGACAGCGCCGAGTCGGCGGCCCGGACGGTACGGGACAGCGCCCAGGTCGCCCGGCTGGTGGACCGTCTGGAGGCCGAGCACCAGCAGGCGATCCTGCTCTCGGCGCGCTACGAGTCCGGCTACGCCACGCCCTCGCTGTCCGCCTACCGCGGTGCGCAGACCTCGGTGGACGCCCAGGCGAAGCGGGTGCGCGCCACCTTCGGCGACCGGCTCACCAGCACCGGCTCACAGGCCTTGAAGGACGTCGACGGCCTGTCCAGCCTGCGCCAGAGCGTCGAACGCGGCTATCTGCCCGCCGACAACATCGACCCCGCCTACACGGACGCGGCCGGCGGCCTCATCGACGGTCTCGGGCTGGACCGCGACAGCGACCTCGCCTCGACCTTCACCGGCAACCTGCTCGACTCCCTGCTGCGCGCGGACGCCGCCCACGGCGCCTTCGAGACCAGCGTGTTCTCCGCGACGACCGGGGACACCAACGCGCTGCTCGAGTTCACGCACGCGGTCGGCTCCAACGACCTGTACCGCCACCAGAGCGAGCGCTTCGGCCGGTTCGCCACCGAGCGGCAGGCGCGGCAACTGGCCGGCATGGACCGCTCGGCGGCCCAGCAGAAGATCGCGCAGGCCTACGCGGACCTGCAGATCGACCCCACCCGGCTGGAGGCCGGGTCGCGCGAGGAGATCCGGCAGGGGGTGCGGCGCGCGCTGACCGACTACCCGGACTACTCCCGCCAGGCCGCCGCCCGGCTGGAGATCACCACCTCGCTGATCGGCCAGATCGCCGACCGCGCCGACGCCGACGCGGACTCCGCCGAGTGGCGGGCCGGGCTGCTGCTGTACGGCGCGCTGCTCGGACTCGCGCTGTGGATCGCCTTCTCGGTGCTGGTGCGCCGCTCGGTGGTGCGGCCCGTGCAGGCGCTCACCGAGGCCGCGCGCGAGGTCGAGGAGGTGGCGGGCCGCGAGCTGGCCCGGGTCGCCGACGACGACGCCGAGGACGACGGGCCGCCCCGGCTGCGGGACATGCCGGTCACCGCGCGCGACGAGATCGGCGACTTGGCGGAGGCGTTCAACCGGGTGCAGACGACCGCGGCGGCGCTGCTGGCCCGTCAGGTGGTCAGCCGCCGCAACACCGCGGAGATGTTCGGCAACGTCGGCCGCCGGGTGAGCAACCTGACCACGCGCCAGCTCGCGCTGCTGGACTCCGTGGAGCGGGGTGAGACCGATCCGGTGCTGCTGGAGCGGCTGTACTCCATCGACCACATCGCCGTACGCCTGCGCCGCAACGCGGACAGTCTGATGCTGCTGGCCGGCATCCGGGAGACGGCGCTGGACGGCGAGCCACTGCCGCTGTCCACCGTGGTGCGGGCCGCGCTCGGGCAGATCGAGGGCTACCCGCGGGTCCGGCTGTACGCGGCGTCGGACGCGATGGTCGAGCCGGACGTCATCGGCGACCTCACGCTGATGACGGCCGAACTGCTGGAGAACGCGGTCTCGTTCTCGCCCGAGGGCAGCCCGGTGGAGGTGACCGTCAGGTCCGGCCCCGAGGGCGCCCACATCGTCGTCACCGACCACGGCCTCGGTATGAGCTCCGCGCGACTCGCCGAGGAGAACGCCCGGCTGATCCGCCGCGAGCGGCTGGACCTGGTGCCGACGAAGGTGCTGGGCCTGTTCGTGGTGGGTGCGCTGGCCCGCCGCTGGGAGATCGGGGTCGAGCTGACCCGGACCCCGGGCGGTGGTGTGACGGCGGAGGTGACGCTGCCGGCGTCGCTGCTGCTCACGCTCACTCCGGTGACGGCCGCGCCGCCGTCCCCGGTCGCCGTGGCGCCCGCGCCGGCCGACGCCGCCTCCGGGCCGATTCCGTCCGGCGCGGAAGACGAACGGCACGAACCGGCCGGTGAACTGCCCCGCCGCCGCCCGCGCCGGGACGCGGGGACCGCCGGGGCGGGGACCGCGGACGCGGACGTCACCGGCGTCGAGACCGCTGACGCCGGCACAGCTGACGCCGTGGCGTCCGGCACGACCGCCGGCTCCGGGACGACGGGCTACGGGGCCACCGGTTCCGGGACCACCGGTTCCGGGACCGCCGGTTCCGGGTCCGCCGAGGGGGAGACCCCCGCCCCCGGAGCCGTCGGCACCGAAGCCGTCGGCACCGAAGCCCCCGCCGCCGCCCCCGAGGCCACCACCCCCGGGGCCGCCCGCCCGGCAGCCGCCGGCACCGCGCGGTCCGGGGCCGAGCTGCCCGCGCCCGGCGGCGGCGCCCGTACCCTGCGCCGCAGGGTGCGCGGGGCCACGCTGCGTACCACCGCCGGGGCGGCGCAGGTCGTTCCGCAGGCCGCCCCCACCCGGGACGCGGAGGCGGAGCGCAGCGAACTGGAGGAGTTCGAGGCGGCGGTGGCCCGCGCCCACCGGGACAGCGACACCGGCACCCACGCGCGGCCGCCCGCCGCGCACCCCACGCCCCCCGCGCACGACCAGATCCACCTTCCGGAAGGAGCCGAGCAGTGA
- a CDS encoding ABC transporter substrate-binding protein, whose product MTHTNRISRTIRRNRGAAVVALAAATALLAGCGSSDDKGSDPLSDKKTSGDGVVVGSNNFAESILLADIYGEALKAKGVKVTYKPNIGSRETTYGLLKNGSISVLPEYNGALLAYLDPKAAPTTAEETTSAILKKLDPKLTVPAYSPAQDKDSVTVNASTAKKYHLTEKSSIADLKPVAKDLTIGASPEFQTRRQGLVGLKDVYGLEFKSFKALDAGGPLTQTALTKNAVQVGDIFTTDPTIAKEKFVVLQDPKNLFGFENVQPLIRKDALDKKGVAALDAVSHKLDTATLQDLAGQVQSQHKDPLDVARTWLKSAGLD is encoded by the coding sequence GTGACTCACACCAACCGCATCAGCAGGACCATCCGGAGGAACCGAGGCGCGGCGGTGGTCGCCCTCGCGGCGGCTACGGCTCTGCTGGCGGGCTGCGGCTCCTCCGACGACAAGGGCAGCGATCCCCTTTCGGACAAGAAGACGAGCGGCGACGGCGTGGTCGTCGGCTCCAACAACTTCGCCGAGAGCATCCTGCTCGCGGACATCTACGGCGAGGCCCTCAAGGCCAAGGGCGTCAAGGTCACCTACAAGCCGAACATCGGCAGCCGCGAGACCACTTACGGCCTGCTCAAGAACGGCTCCATCTCGGTGCTGCCCGAGTACAACGGCGCGCTGCTGGCCTACCTCGACCCGAAGGCGGCGCCGACGACGGCCGAGGAGACCACGTCGGCGATCCTGAAGAAGCTGGACCCGAAACTGACGGTGCCCGCGTACTCGCCTGCGCAGGACAAGGACTCGGTGACCGTCAACGCGAGCACCGCGAAGAAGTACCACCTCACCGAGAAGTCCTCCATCGCCGACCTGAAGCCCGTCGCGAAGGACCTGACCATCGGTGCCTCGCCGGAGTTCCAGACCCGACGGCAGGGCCTGGTCGGCCTGAAGGACGTGTACGGGCTCGAGTTCAAGTCCTTCAAGGCGCTGGACGCGGGCGGCCCGCTCACCCAGACGGCGCTGACCAAGAACGCCGTGCAGGTGGGGGACATCTTCACCACGGACCCGACCATCGCCAAGGAGAAGTTCGTCGTCCTCCAGGACCCGAAGAACCTCTTCGGCTTCGAGAACGTGCAGCCGCTCATCCGCAAGGACGCCCTCGACAAGAAGGGCGTCGCGGCGCTCGACGCGGTCTCCCACAAGCTGGACACGGCGACCCTGCAGGACCTGGCCGGCCAGGTGCAGTCGCAGCACAAGGACCCGCTGGACGTCGCCAGGACCTGGCTGAAGTCCGCCGGTCTCGACTGA
- a CDS encoding PP2C family protein-serine/threonine phosphatase gives MRGVARWIQARAGSLPPVGRHGPAGAGEPQDEAARLEALRALADGIGTTLDEGTTCAELTRAAVRLAGGAAAVLRRGEHGATGYEAAAGTTDALPDARWAAAAVREAQPPTAGGPPRPWTGRPPGSPGLTVLCVALTSGADRYGVLVAARRGSPFTRTEAERLALLAERAASHIRHARSHELVDRTAGDLQRALLAEPGRPHPNLHVAIRYLPSGSSRVLVGGDWCETVRLHFGRTLLVVGDVMGHGLEAAVDMSAYRSALRYIASADLPPHRVLRQLDDIAAGEGGRRPATCLLARADPGRGRLTLSSAGHLPPLLIDGDGRAALLGVPVGPPLGTGFGGYESATHELAPGQTLVLFTDGLVERRGEDIDSSLARLAALRFTPGDGVDHILDTILARLDARHAEDDVAVLAARPQPRHGHLPEEAAAEPTAG, from the coding sequence GTGAGGGGTGTCGCACGCTGGATCCAGGCCCGGGCCGGGTCCCTGCCGCCCGTGGGCCGGCACGGACCGGCCGGAGCGGGCGAGCCGCAGGACGAGGCGGCACGCCTGGAGGCGCTGCGCGCCCTCGCCGACGGCATCGGCACCACCCTCGACGAGGGCACGACCTGCGCCGAGCTGACCCGGGCCGCCGTACGGCTGGCGGGCGGCGCGGCCGCGGTGCTGCGCCGCGGCGAGCACGGCGCCACCGGGTACGAGGCGGCCGCCGGGACCACGGACGCGCTGCCCGACGCCCGGTGGGCCGCGGCCGCCGTCCGTGAGGCGCAGCCCCCCACGGCCGGCGGCCCGCCCCGGCCCTGGACCGGCCGGCCGCCCGGCAGCCCCGGCCTCACCGTCCTGTGCGTGGCGCTGACCAGCGGAGCCGACCGGTACGGCGTCCTGGTCGCCGCCCGGCGGGGCAGCCCCTTCACCCGGACCGAGGCCGAACGGCTCGCGCTCCTCGCCGAACGCGCCGCCTCCCACATCCGCCACGCCCGCTCCCACGAGCTGGTCGACCGCACCGCCGGCGACCTGCAGCGCGCGCTGCTGGCGGAGCCCGGCCGCCCGCACCCCAACCTGCACGTCGCCATCCGCTACCTGCCCTCCGGCAGCAGCCGGGTGCTGGTCGGCGGCGACTGGTGCGAGACCGTACGGCTGCACTTCGGCCGCACCCTGCTGGTCGTCGGCGACGTGATGGGCCACGGCCTCGAGGCCGCCGTCGACATGAGCGCCTACCGCTCCGCGCTGCGCTACATCGCCTCCGCCGACCTGCCTCCGCACCGCGTCCTGCGGCAGCTCGACGACATCGCCGCCGGCGAGGGCGGCCGCAGACCGGCCACCTGTCTGCTCGCGCGGGCCGACCCCGGCCGGGGCCGGCTCACGCTGTCCAGCGCGGGCCACCTGCCGCCCCTGCTCATCGACGGGGACGGACGGGCCGCCCTGCTCGGGGTCCCGGTCGGGCCCCCGCTCGGCACCGGCTTCGGCGGCTACGAGTCCGCCACCCACGAGCTGGCACCCGGCCAGACCCTGGTGCTGTTCACCGACGGCCTCGTGGAGCGCCGCGGCGAGGACATCGACAGCTCCCTCGCCCGCCTGGCCGCCCTGCGCTTCACCCCCGGCGACGGCGTCGACCACATCCTGGACACCATCCTCGCCCGCCTCGACGCCCGCCACGCGGAGGACGACGTGGCCGTCCTCGCCGCCCGGCCCCAGCCACGCCACGGGCACCTGCCGGAGGAGGCGGCCGCGGAGCCGACGGCCGGGTGA
- the msrB gene encoding peptide-methionine (R)-S-oxide reductase MsrB, with the protein MSYDVEKTDEEWRAELTPAEYAVLRQAGTEPAFTGEYTDTRTKGVYSCRACGAELFTSTTKFESHCGWPSFYDPKDTDAVELIEDRSHGMVRTEVRCSRCGSHLGHVFAGEGYPTPTDQRYCINSVSLRLEPEGA; encoded by the coding sequence ATGTCGTACGACGTCGAGAAGACGGACGAGGAGTGGCGCGCGGAGCTGACCCCGGCGGAGTACGCGGTACTGCGCCAGGCCGGCACCGAGCCCGCCTTCACCGGTGAGTACACCGACACCAGGACCAAGGGCGTCTACTCCTGTCGCGCCTGCGGTGCCGAACTGTTCACCTCCACCACCAAGTTCGAGTCGCACTGCGGCTGGCCGTCCTTCTACGACCCGAAGGACACCGACGCGGTCGAGCTGATCGAGGACCGCTCCCACGGCATGGTCCGCACCGAGGTCCGCTGCTCCCGCTGCGGCTCCCACCTCGGCCATGTCTTCGCGGGGGAGGGCTATCCCACCCCCACCGACCAGCGGTACTGCATCAACAGCGTCTCGCTGCGGCTCGAACCCGAAGGGGCCTGA